A single region of the Massilia sp. erpn genome encodes:
- the grxC gene encoding glutaredoxin 3 yields the protein MTANVTMYTTAVCPYCVRAERLLEAKGVTQIDKIRVDLDPAQRQLMMEKTGRRTVPQIYIGETHVGGFDDLHALDQAGGLTPLLNGQ from the coding sequence ATGACCGCGAATGTCACGATGTACACCACCGCCGTTTGCCCCTACTGCGTGCGCGCCGAGCGCCTGCTGGAAGCCAAGGGCGTGACGCAGATCGACAAGATCCGCGTCGATCTCGACCCGGCCCAGCGCCAGCTGATGATGGAAAAGACCGGTCGCCGCACCGTGCCGCAAATCTATATCGGCGAGACCCATGTGGGCGGTTTCGACGATCTGCACGCGCTGGACCAGGCCGGCGGCCTGACCCCCTTGTTAAACGGCCAATAA